In Candidatus Brocadia sp., the following proteins share a genomic window:
- a CDS encoding FprA family A-type flavoprotein, translating into MQTLEITKDIHWVGVLNATLRVFDAVFQTRFGSTYNSYLIQADKPTLIDCVHEKFTQEYLEKLRSLINFKDICYIVVNHTEMDHSGALHILLKEAPNAQILSTKTAALFLKNIIHTDVKGKAVEDGECISLGNKQLKFIHAPFWHWPDTMFTYLEDDHILFPCDGFATHFCDERLFDDRVDPFFEDFQFYYEHVMGPYRKKILEAIEKIKNLNIRLIAPSHGPILRTDPWKYINAYKDWSTPRKNPNKKLILIIYASMYGNTRKMAEAVAKGASTMNTEVKLIDAATVSPEFMRCEIESADGILMGSSTINGDALKPLWDVMNVMFSVNVKLKKCATFGTYGWSGEATRLMEDRLKGLKLNVVQPPVKVLFTPSEEDLKKCSIFGYDFAQSLMSSSTT; encoded by the coding sequence ATGCAAACCTTAGAAATCACCAAGGATATTCATTGGGTCGGGGTATTAAATGCTACTCTCAGGGTATTCGATGCGGTATTTCAAACTCGATTCGGAAGCACATACAACTCTTACCTCATCCAGGCTGATAAACCCACACTTATCGATTGCGTTCATGAGAAATTTACTCAGGAGTATTTAGAAAAACTCCGTTCGCTAATCAACTTCAAGGATATTTGTTACATCGTGGTAAATCACACAGAAATGGATCATTCGGGTGCGTTACATATCCTGTTGAAAGAGGCCCCGAATGCCCAAATCCTATCCACAAAGACAGCAGCCCTTTTTTTGAAAAATATTATTCACACGGATGTAAAAGGAAAGGCAGTGGAAGATGGTGAATGTATCAGCCTGGGTAATAAACAACTGAAGTTTATCCATGCACCTTTCTGGCATTGGCCGGATACCATGTTTACATATTTGGAAGACGATCACATATTGTTTCCCTGCGATGGTTTTGCAACCCATTTTTGTGATGAACGACTTTTTGACGATAGGGTAGACCCCTTTTTTGAAGATTTTCAGTTCTATTATGAGCACGTAATGGGCCCTTACAGGAAAAAAATCCTTGAGGCAATCGAAAAGATTAAAAACCTTAATATCCGTTTAATTGCCCCAAGTCACGGCCCTATCCTTCGGACCGATCCGTGGAAATACATTAATGCCTATAAAGACTGGAGCACACCCCGAAAGAACCCCAATAAAAAGCTGATATTGATCATATATGCGTCCATGTACGGAAACACAAGGAAAATGGCGGAGGCAGTAGCCAAAGGGGCGTCTACGATGAATACCGAAGTCAAACTGATAGACGCTGCTACTGTATCGCCTGAATTTATGCGGTGTGAGATTGAATCTGCCGACGGTATCTTGATGGGTTCATCGACGATAAATGGAGATGCATTAAAGCCTTTATGGGATGTCATGAATGTTATGTTTAGTGTTAACGTAAAGCTTAAGAAATGTGCAACCTTTGGCACTTATGGATGGAGCGGAGAGGCAACACGGCTCATGGAAGACCGGCTGAAAGGTCTCAAACTCAATGTTGTCCAACCTCCGGTGAAGGTTCTTTTTACCCCTTCAGAGGAAGACTTGAAAAAGTGTTCTATCTTCGGATATGACTTTGCCCAGTCCTTGATGAGCAGTTCAACTACGTAA
- a CDS encoding proline--tRNA ligase, which yields MKWSQTLIPTLKESPSEAEIDSHKLMIRAGLIRRITAGAYAYLPLGTLVLNKVIDIVREEMNRAGAVEVFLPALQPLNLLEESGRLNIFGDDLITFEDRHGKTTALGPTHEEIITDIVRNEINSYRQLPITLYQIQTKFRDETRPRFGVLRSKEFIMKDAYSFDLDYEGLNRSYKSMYDAYCRIFDRCGLDYIVCEADSGAMGGDVSHEFMVPSHVGEDVLIRCLKCGYSANRERAEAAPIPRENNITLQPIKEISTPNKHTIQEVSDFLKVNPGQLVKTMIYISDGQPVAVLLRGDHEVNETKLTKLLGQETVALADHTTIEHVTGARVGFAGPVGLQIKIIADQAVSILRNFVTGANKSDVHLLHVNPERDFIIDRVADVRYVTRGDRCPKCNHEIDISQGIEIGHVFKLGTKYSDALKAKFLDTNGKEKSMIMGCYGIGVNRIIAALIERSHDENGIIWPIALAPYKVIIIPVNVNDAASMQMANHIYDDLTNIAGIEVLLDDRDQRPGVKFKDADLIGIPIKIVIGKKFVETKELEIKLRKSGETFLTPPDEVRSKIKHLLEVLSKP from the coding sequence ATGAAATGGTCGCAAACACTGATTCCCACACTGAAGGAAAGCCCATCAGAGGCAGAAATTGACAGCCATAAACTCATGATCCGTGCCGGGCTTATCCGACGGATCACGGCAGGCGCTTACGCGTATTTGCCCTTAGGCACGCTGGTCTTGAATAAAGTTATTGATATTGTGCGGGAAGAAATGAACCGGGCGGGGGCCGTTGAGGTATTCCTTCCCGCGCTTCAGCCTTTAAATCTCCTGGAAGAGAGTGGCCGCTTGAACATATTTGGTGACGACTTGATCACCTTCGAAGACCGGCATGGCAAAACGACCGCACTGGGTCCTACTCATGAAGAAATTATTACGGACATCGTAAGAAACGAGATTAATTCCTATCGACAACTCCCCATCACGCTCTATCAAATTCAAACCAAATTCCGCGATGAAACGAGACCCCGGTTCGGAGTTCTGCGCAGCAAGGAATTTATTATGAAGGATGCCTATAGCTTTGACCTGGATTATGAGGGACTCAACAGGAGTTATAAATCCATGTACGACGCCTACTGCCGCATTTTTGACCGGTGCGGTCTTGACTACATTGTCTGTGAGGCGGACTCTGGCGCTATGGGTGGCGACGTCTCCCATGAGTTTATGGTCCCCAGTCATGTGGGTGAGGATGTGCTCATCCGATGTTTAAAATGCGGTTACAGCGCCAATCGTGAGCGGGCTGAAGCTGCCCCCATCCCGCGAGAAAATAACATAACCCTGCAACCGATTAAGGAGATTTCCACGCCCAATAAGCATACTATCCAGGAAGTTAGCGACTTTTTAAAGGTAAATCCAGGCCAGTTGGTTAAAACAATGATTTATATCTCGGATGGCCAGCCAGTTGCTGTTCTCCTGAGAGGTGACCATGAGGTCAATGAGACCAAGTTAACAAAGCTGCTTGGCCAGGAAACCGTTGCGCTTGCAGACCATACCACCATCGAACATGTCACCGGTGCGCGTGTAGGGTTTGCAGGTCCCGTAGGTCTTCAGATAAAAATCATAGCCGATCAGGCCGTATCCATACTTCGCAATTTTGTTACGGGCGCCAACAAATCAGACGTCCATTTGTTACATGTAAATCCTGAAAGGGATTTTATAATCGACCGTGTTGCCGATGTTCGCTATGTAACCAGAGGGGATAGGTGCCCGAAATGTAATCACGAGATCGACATCTCACAGGGTATCGAAATCGGACATGTCTTCAAACTAGGCACGAAATACAGCGATGCCCTCAAGGCAAAGTTCCTCGATACCAACGGTAAGGAAAAATCCATGATTATGGGCTGTTACGGGATCGGGGTGAATCGTATTATTGCCGCCCTTATTGAAAGGTCGCATGATGAAAATGGTATCATATGGCCAATTGCGCTAGCCCCATACAAGGTTATTATCATCCCCGTCAATGTCAACGATGCCGCCAGCATGCAAATGGCAAATCACATTTACGACGATCTCACGAATATTGCAGGCATTGAGGTATTGCTGGACGATCGGGACCAGAGGCCTGGTGTCAAATTTAAAGACGCCGACCTGATTGGTATCCCGATAAAAATAGTTATCGGCAAGAAATTCGTTGAAACGAAAGAGCTTGAGATAAAATTAAGGAAAAGTGGCGAAACATTCCTGACTCCGCCTGATGAAGTTAGATCGAAGATCAAGCACCTGCTTGAAGTGCTGTCGAAACCGTAA
- a CDS encoding NACHT domain-containing protein yields the protein MPLKTYIEPIIEIRQRQSEKEDKFAQLEAVPRQDLKEKEDKYSFVTITFSELLKEDGMDYMIIADSGLGKTTFLKWLEVQVASRTIEPSTEYIPVFIKFTEMATINTYNDLINLIETKFIDIETTKEDYIQTKWKEGKLLFLIDGLDQVFDTAIISEKLRSKDIYGKNKVIFTSRPLGYEQNKRSFDDRYEYLRICPFDSERIKAYVQENYHEPQFQRILKMTSTLLVSRPEGFARIKTRSDLYERFIHHLIREESRRYGTPDVFAHAVEIKKDLVTVSYSALKAGNLGAFTKEEAIKYLDNDGTRLTRLLQWGIIHNLTETGGTEEIIYRHQSFQEYLASLKLKEKIFKNSKIKEEVIIDHLEYLYCDEVWLFLIGGLEREQAREIINYLRKYDHYLAALCLRAYKGNREDFKALIDGLFKEIHNFKARDVLVKIADTEVETKWIGLLQDEYAYVRGDAAEALREIKSEKAVEALIGLLKDEDARVRMRAAEALGEIKSEKAVEALIGLLKDEDAYVCESATVALGNISLMLNSSDQDKLILQLSTLSHEKDIPSHYKYIDAIEQIKKATGRRFLRIIHSHP from the coding sequence ATGCCTCTGAAAACATATATTGAACCCATAATCGAGATCAGGCAGAGGCAATCTGAAAAAGAAGACAAATTTGCACAGCTTGAAGCTGTGCCCAGACAGGATCTTAAAGAAAAGGAAGACAAATACAGCTTTGTGACTATAACCTTTTCTGAACTCTTAAAGGAGGATGGGATGGACTATATGATTATTGCCGACTCCGGGCTGGGAAAGACGACCTTCCTCAAGTGGCTTGAGGTACAGGTTGCCAGTCGCACCATAGAGCCTTCTACAGAATATATTCCCGTCTTCATTAAATTCACCGAGATGGCAACAATTAACACTTACAATGACCTCATAAACTTAATCGAGACTAAATTCATCGACATTGAGACTACAAAAGAGGACTATATTCAAACAAAATGGAAAGAAGGCAAATTACTATTCCTTATTGATGGATTAGATCAGGTCTTTGATACGGCTATCATCTCTGAAAAATTGAGAAGTAAAGACATCTATGGAAAGAATAAAGTCATTTTTACCTCACGGCCACTTGGTTACGAACAGAACAAGCGCTCCTTCGATGACAGGTATGAATATCTTCGGATATGTCCATTCGATAGCGAGAGGATCAAGGCGTATGTGCAGGAAAACTATCATGAGCCTCAATTCCAAAGGATCCTGAAAATGACCAGCACTCTTCTGGTATCAAGGCCAGAGGGGTTTGCACGTATAAAGACCCGCTCAGACCTGTATGAAAGATTTATACACCATCTTATTAGGGAAGAATCAAGGCGATACGGAACACCAGATGTCTTTGCTCATGCTGTAGAGATAAAAAAAGACCTGGTAACAGTCTCATATTCTGCCCTGAAGGCAGGTAACTTAGGCGCGTTTACTAAAGAAGAAGCTATTAAATACCTCGATAATGACGGAACAAGATTAACCCGACTCCTCCAATGGGGTATCATCCATAATCTCACAGAGACAGGAGGAACGGAGGAGATTATTTATCGTCATCAATCATTCCAGGAGTACCTTGCCTCCTTAAAATTAAAGGAGAAAATATTCAAGAATTCAAAGATAAAAGAGGAGGTAATTATTGACCACCTGGAATATCTTTACTGTGATGAGGTCTGGTTGTTCCTGATTGGTGGGCTTGAGCGCGAACAGGCCAGAGAAATAATTAACTATCTCAGAAAATATGACCACTATTTAGCTGCCCTCTGTTTAAGAGCATATAAGGGAAACAGGGAAGATTTCAAGGCATTGATAGATGGTTTGTTTAAGGAGATCCACAACTTTAAAGCAAGAGATGTATTGGTAAAAATAGCTGATACAGAGGTTGAAACTAAATGGATCGGATTATTGCAAGACGAGTATGCTTATGTTCGTGGGGACGCAGCCGAGGCATTAAGGGAGATAAAGTCAGAGAAGGCAGTTGAGGCGTTGATCGGATTGCTAAAAGACGAGGATGCTCGTGTTCGTATGCGCGCAGCCGAGGCATTAGGGGAGATAAAGTCAGAGAAGGCAGTCGAGGCGTTGATCGGATTGCTAAAAGACGAGGATGCTTATGTTTGTGAGAGCGCGACCGTGGCATTAGGAAATATTTCTCTTATGCTTAATTCATCCGACCAGGATAAACTAATATTGCAACTATCTACTTTATCCCATGAAAAAGATATTCCTTCCCATTACAAATATATCGATGCGATTGAACAAATAAAAAAAGCTACTGGCCGCAGGTTTTTAAGGATTATTCATTCGCATCCTTAA
- a CDS encoding DUF4416 family protein, producing the protein MLGLISKPKPVNLLIGILTSIPEILREIGKTLEGYFGPIDLKSDILPFHFTDYYTGEMGKEIQRQFYSFEKLISPDEIAAIKVQTNTLEEFFASSKQYAVKRPINIDPGYINESRLILASTKDFSHRVYLYDGIYAEVTLNYRRGKYESFPWTFPDYKSSDYQNFFLLVRELYVRKLKRKE; encoded by the coding sequence ATCTTGGGCCTAATCTCCAAACCAAAGCCGGTAAATTTACTTATTGGCATACTGACAAGTATTCCCGAAATCCTCAGGGAGATTGGCAAAACACTGGAAGGATATTTTGGCCCGATAGATCTGAAAAGTGACATACTACCCTTTCATTTTACAGATTATTATACGGGGGAAATGGGCAAGGAAATTCAGAGGCAATTTTATAGTTTTGAAAAACTCATTTCGCCCGATGAGATTGCTGCCATCAAAGTACAGACTAATACCCTGGAAGAATTCTTTGCCTCTTCAAAACAATATGCTGTGAAACGTCCCATCAATATTGACCCTGGTTACATAAATGAAAGCAGGCTTATCCTGGCTTCCACAAAGGATTTTTCACATCGTGTCTATTTGTACGATGGCATCTATGCTGAAGTAACCCTTAATTATCGCAGGGGAAAATACGAATCGTTCCCGTGGACATTTCCAGACTACAAGAGTTCCGACTATCAAAATTTCTTCCTCCTGGTAAGGGAGCTTTATGTCAGAAAGCTCAAAAGAAAGGAATAA
- a CDS encoding EAL domain-containing protein gives MGKQIVAEFVGCEKTVQLLTEYGVDYAQGYHIGRPRAMSEI, from the coding sequence CTGGGAAAGCAAATCGTAGCCGAGTTTGTAGGATGTGAAAAGACGGTGCAATTGTTAACGGAATACGGAGTGGATTATGCCCAGGGGTATCATATTGGCCGACCACGGGCAATGTCTGAGATATAA
- a CDS encoding nucleoside-diphosphate kinase: MEKTLIILKPDAVQRRLLGKIISRFEEKGFQIVGLKMTRISEDMARKHYDVHEGKDFFEPLVRYTSSAPVIVMVLKGKNAIEIVRKMMGATFGSKAEPGTIRGDYAVSNRFNLIHGSDSPASAEKEIGIFFDRKELFEYNPADLGWIYDMSTGDIV, encoded by the coding sequence ATGGAAAAGACTTTGATTATATTAAAACCAGATGCCGTTCAGCGTCGCTTGCTGGGAAAAATCATATCACGGTTTGAGGAAAAGGGATTTCAGATCGTGGGGCTTAAAATGACCCGAATCTCAGAGGATATGGCGAGAAAACACTATGATGTACATGAAGGTAAGGATTTTTTTGAGCCGTTGGTCAGATATACATCCTCTGCACCCGTAATCGTTATGGTGCTGAAAGGAAAGAACGCCATAGAAATTGTGAGAAAAATGATGGGTGCCACCTTTGGCTCAAAGGCAGAACCAGGCACCATTCGCGGAGATTATGCCGTTAGCAACCGTTTTAATTTGATTCACGGTTCAGATTCTCCTGCCTCTGCCGAAAAAGAGATCGGTATCTTTTTTGACAGAAAAGAACTCTTTGAGTATAACCCTGCAGACCTCGGATGGATTTATGATATGTCTACGGGAGATATTGTTTAA
- a CDS encoding CapA family protein: MSDTISIFMCGDVMTGRGIDQVLPYPGNPLLHESYMKNARGYLELAERESGRIPYPVSFSSIWGDALSALERIAPDLKIINLETSITKSNDYWKGKPVHYRMNPLNIPCITAARIDCCSLANNHTLDWGYAGLAETIETLKKAHVKTAGAGNNLKEAETPALLEVKGKGRVIFFSFGSETSGIPLEWAARRDKPGVNLLKDLSDTTVWHIREQVQKVKQRRDIVIASIHWGDNWGYEIPHEQIQFAHMLIDYAGIDIIHGHSSHHVKGIEVYQNRPIIHGCGDFLNDYEGISGYEFFRGDLGLMYFAYTEPSNGKLIRFQMTPTQIKHFKVNRTSTPDTVWLRDILNREGKRFGTRVVFNNDNTLTLEWD, encoded by the coding sequence ATGTCCGATACCATTAGTATATTTATGTGCGGTGATGTAATGACGGGAAGAGGCATAGATCAGGTATTGCCTTATCCTGGCAATCCCCTTCTCCACGAATCATACATGAAAAACGCCAGGGGATATCTGGAACTAGCAGAGAGGGAAAGCGGCCGGATTCCATACCCCGTTAGTTTCTCCTCTATCTGGGGAGACGCCCTCAGCGCGCTGGAACGAATTGCGCCGGATTTGAAAATAATTAATCTGGAGACAAGTATAACAAAGAGCAATGACTATTGGAAAGGCAAGCCTGTACACTACAGGATGAATCCCCTCAATATTCCCTGTATAACTGCGGCCCGGATTGATTGCTGTTCCCTTGCAAACAATCACACCCTTGATTGGGGGTATGCGGGTCTCGCAGAGACCATTGAAACATTGAAGAAAGCTCATGTGAAAACTGCAGGGGCAGGTAACAATCTGAAAGAGGCAGAGACCCCGGCATTGTTAGAAGTGAAAGGAAAAGGAAGAGTAATCTTTTTCTCGTTTGGATCAGAAACAAGCGGAATACCTTTAGAATGGGCTGCTCGGAGAGACAAACCCGGTGTGAATCTCCTAAAAGATTTGTCGGACACTACCGTCTGGCATATCAGAGAACAAGTGCAGAAAGTAAAACAACGAAGAGACATTGTAATCGCCTCAATTCACTGGGGAGATAATTGGGGGTATGAAATCCCTCACGAACAAATACAATTCGCTCATATGCTCATTGATTATGCAGGAATTGATATCATTCACGGACATTCTTCACACCATGTAAAAGGAATAGAGGTTTATCAGAACAGACCTATCATCCATGGCTGCGGTGATTTTCTCAATGATTATGAAGGTATCAGTGGTTATGAATTCTTCAGGGGTGATTTGGGTTTGATGTATTTTGCATATACGGAGCCATCGAACGGAAAGCTCATTCGTTTCCAAATGACACCAACACAAATTAAACATTTTAAAGTGAATCGGACATCGACTCCCGATACCGTATGGCTCAGAGACATCTTGAACAGGGAGGGTAAACGGTTTGGGACACGGGTAGTATTCAATAACGATAATACCTTAACACTTGAATGGGATTAA
- a CDS encoding DNA-3-methyladenine glycosylase 2 family protein has translation MPKIRVKDFNLESTLLCGQLFRVSRMEDWYYVTVRDRIFRVRQSMNHLEFQGIDQKFLMHYFALDEPYTSILTQITKDTHIGEAIRRHYGLRIVRQDPWECLISFLCSSAANISKIKLNLEILSQFFGKSNKMKGFEWYSFPNPGTLNDFERILLAKTGFRARYIKAVNDSVSEAFLLSLKGLPYIEAKRALKQIPGVGDKIADCVLLFSLGFTEAFPIDTWMKKILQKLYFKNQEVSNQQLQDFGITYFGRYAGYAQQFLYMLARGSVILS, from the coding sequence TTGCCAAAAATCCGCGTAAAAGATTTCAACCTCGAATCCACACTCCTATGCGGGCAACTGTTTCGGGTATCCAGGATGGAAGACTGGTATTATGTTACTGTAAGAGACCGCATCTTTCGTGTCCGGCAGTCCATGAATCATCTGGAATTCCAGGGCATAGACCAGAAATTCCTGATGCATTATTTTGCCCTTGACGAGCCCTATACCAGTATTTTGACACAGATAACTAAGGATACACACATTGGCGAGGCAATCAGAAGACATTACGGTTTGCGCATTGTCCGGCAAGACCCCTGGGAATGCTTAATATCATTTCTTTGCTCTTCGGCGGCAAATATATCCAAGATAAAATTAAATCTGGAAATACTGTCACAATTCTTTGGGAAAAGTAATAAAATGAAAGGATTTGAATGGTATTCGTTTCCCAATCCTGGCACGCTAAATGACTTTGAGCGGATTCTCCTTGCAAAGACGGGTTTCCGGGCAAGATACATTAAAGCCGTCAATGATTCCGTTAGCGAAGCCTTTTTACTGTCATTAAAGGGCCTTCCCTATATTGAGGCGAAGAGGGCTCTGAAGCAGATTCCCGGTGTTGGAGATAAGATTGCCGATTGTGTCCTTCTGTTTTCCCTGGGTTTTACCGAGGCATTTCCCATTGATACCTGGATGAAGAAGATTCTTCAAAAACTCTATTTCAAAAATCAGGAGGTTTCTAATCAGCAGCTGCAGGATTTTGGCATAACATATTTTGGCAGGTATGCGGGATATGCCCAGCAATTTCTTTATATGCTTGCAAGAGGGTCGGTAATATTATCGTAG
- a CDS encoding HAD family hydrolase, whose translation MHFRAILFDLDGTLLDTLEDLGNAANRVLKKNGFPMHDMAAYRSMVGDGAVVLIRRVLPEDKRNDETIRACVQSFREEYGRGWKIKTRPYDGVTEMLDALAVHGMKMAVLSNKPDDFTKRCVAEFLSDWTFDMVLGQSDSTPLKPDPAGAKEIAKCMNIPPSKFIYLGDTAIDMKTAVAAGMFPVGALWGFRTEKELRENGAQVLIKKPQEILNLLA comes from the coding sequence ATGCACTTCAGAGCCATACTCTTTGACCTCGATGGCACGCTTCTTGACACCCTGGAAGACCTGGGTAATGCCGCAAATCGTGTTCTAAAGAAAAACGGATTTCCCATGCATGATATGGCTGCATATCGCTCTATGGTTGGTGATGGTGCGGTTGTGCTTATACGACGTGTTCTCCCGGAGGACAAGCGGAATGATGAAACCATCCGTGCCTGCGTTCAGTCGTTCCGCGAGGAATATGGACGAGGATGGAAGATAAAAACAAGACCCTACGATGGAGTGACTGAAATGCTCGATGCGCTGGCGGTGCATGGCATGAAAATGGCGGTACTGTCAAACAAGCCGGACGATTTTACAAAGCGGTGTGTAGCTGAATTCCTGTCAGATTGGACATTTGACATGGTTCTGGGACAGAGTGACTCTACACCCCTCAAGCCGGATCCCGCAGGTGCAAAAGAGATAGCTAAATGCATGAATATCCCGCCCTCCAAGTTTATCTATCTCGGAGATACTGCCATCGACATGAAGACTGCCGTAGCAGCTGGCATGTTCCCGGTGGGGGCACTTTGGGGATTTCGTACGGAAAAAGAGTTACGGGAAAATGGCGCGCAGGTACTCATCAAAAAACCTCAAGAAATTCTGAATCTCCTGGCATGA